DNA sequence from the Lysinibacillus sp. FSL W8-0992 genome:
AATGAACTTTCCAAGTAACGAATTTAACTAAAATCACTTAAACCTATGTGGCTGTAAGGTGCAAGGGAGTTACTTAAAAGTAACTAAGTTATTTAGTAGGGGTAAAAACAGGGTTTTTAAAAAAAATAAGTAACTACCAAATTGTAAGGAAGTGGTAAACGGTGGTTTTACATGTATTATCACAAATTTGGAAAAGTGGCGCTGAAATCTATCGCGATGAATCGGATGGTAGATTGTCGCTTAAAAATGCAAAGTTGGTGCCAGAGGAAATATTGAAGGCTGCTGATCCAGTTTTCGGTGAAATAGAAAAATGGTTTAAGTCATGGGAAGAAGCTAAAGCAATCGATAAGCATATTCGAATGATGGTGCATCAAGTCTGTGGATGGCAACACAACCCGAAACTGAATGAATGGATATGCGCGAACGCAGAAGCATTGACGTTGTTCGTTGAGTGGCAAGAAACACTAGCTAAGAACGGATGGAATGACATTTACACAGACTATCGACAATTCGAAAATGAAGCTTCTAATATCATGAAGAAAAAATTGTATGAGAATGCTGTTTTATATGCTAACCATAATAAGTGATTTACAGCCATTTTAAGACGTTTTAAAGAACAGATGATAAATATATCCAGTTTGTTATTAGAACGTCTGTACGGTGCGTTTAACAAGTGAAAATAAGGAGGTTAAGAGAATGAGAGAGATTAAGTTTAGAGCTTGGGAAAAAAATTTAAAAGAAATTATCCATGTAAATGACATTAACTTTAAAAATAATCAAATCAACACAAATGGTCCTTGGCGAACATTCAATGAGATTGAATTAATGCAATACACAGGCTTAAAGGACGCAAATGGTGTTGAGATTTTTGAAGGTGATATCTTACGGGCTCCACTCGAAGGCGCTAGAAACTTTGCAGTTAGATACGACGACTCAAAATGCAAATTTATTTCTGTAACGGTTATTGAAGATGGGGTGGAATGGTTTATGGATGTAAGTCGTAGGCATCATGTAATCGGCAACATTTACGAAAATCCTGAATTGCTAGGTGGTGCTAGTGAATGAAAGAATTTTTCGTACTCTTCTTTACTGATTCGGAGTATTTCGCTAAATACTTTTTTGGAGTATTTTTAGCAACGTTCTTTTCATCTATCGTGTTGATTTTGTTCACTATGTTGTTTTTATCTGGGGTAGGTGTTTTGAAATGATTCACTACCATTACACAGATACGGAACTAAGCAATATCCTAAAAACTCTCACAATCGTTGTTGATACGAGGGAAAAAGTGAATCAGCACATTTTGGACTATTTAAGAAAACATGATATTCCAATTAAATTTAAAAAATTGGATTATGGAGATTATTCAGCAATGATTCCTAAAAATGAGGAATTAGGCATTGCTCGTGATATTTATTTAAACAGTGCAGTCGAACGTAAAAACAGCGTTGATGAAATATGCGGTAACTTACAAAAAGATACACAAGCAGCGTTTGAAAATGAATTGATTCGCTCTCAAAATGGCAAATTCATCATATTTGTTGAAGATCCTCAATTTGACGAAAATATCGCTAATCATAATTATCGCAGTAGGTATGACAAGAAAGCATTGAAAGGCCGTTTGGAATCATTTCAAGCGAAGTACAATTTCGAAATTAGACCAATGAGCAAATTGATGATTGGTCATAACATTTACCATCGTTTCTATTACCAGATGAAGAACTACCTAAAGAGAGGGGCGTTCTAATGTTAACGAATCCATATGACAAGCTACGAAGTAGATTTTTGCAATTCAACGACAAAATGCTTTTTGACATCATAAAAGAGGACATGTCCATTAATGGTTATACAGGTGATGAAAATTATAAAACTATGACTCTCAACATTTTGGACAACTTTGAGCAATATGGTCGTTTTTCTGAAAAACAAAAATTAGTTGTAATCAACTATCTGATTCATTAGGAGAAGCCTATGAACATGCGCAATGGGATTCCTATTGTCCAGTCGGTGAAGAAAACGAAGCAACCACAGGGTAGATTGTGGATGGCCATACCTAACCCTTTTACAAAGTATATCGAGATGTATATGACAGTCGATGGATGCGAAGTAAGTGTTATCATGCCTTACGATTTCGAAGTGATTCAGCAGCATGTAAATGAGGGTTGGATTGAGAGAGGGGTGTGGAATGTACATGAATG
Encoded proteins:
- a CDS encoding YopX family protein — its product is MREIKFRAWEKNLKEIIHVNDINFKNNQINTNGPWRTFNEIELMQYTGLKDANGVEIFEGDILRAPLEGARNFAVRYDDSKCKFISVTVIEDGVEWFMDVSRRHHVIGNIYENPELLGGASE